From a single Gadus morhua chromosome 3, gadMor3.0, whole genome shotgun sequence genomic region:
- the LOC115540158 gene encoding uncharacterized protein LOC115540158 yields MQGLSNMIKKVQDKSPLKYLTVRQMVCLDPSVMYREPERGRNHMKGLVQRFLQDKQLTDTSSGDVILQQFDSLLSLESRSEDFLSFQPMQKRLDIFLSSAMEPYPELWAFCKKLLILSHGQATVERGFSINKEVESDNLAEDTVVTRRLVCDYIIQHGGVTKVPLSKPLLESVARARTRYRTHLETKRRNREAKDQALKRREAEDCLEELKVKRRRVQEVSEGLARDADKMAEEAEAKAGSKMACLITRSNILRRGHKEKLAELALLDKEIAAKSAELRS; encoded by the exons ATGCAGGGACTGAGTAACATGATCAAGAAAGTGCAGGACAAGAGCCCCCTCAAGTATCTGACTGTTAGGCAGATGGTGTGCCTGGATCCGTCAGTAATGTATAGAGAACCAGAAAGAGGCAGGAATCACATGAAAGGGCTGGTTCAAAGGTTTCTCCAGGACAAACAGCTTACTGATACTTCTTCGG GGGATGTCATACTGCAGCAGTTTGACAGTCTCCTGTCCTTGGAGAGCCGGAGTGAGGACTTCCTCTCCTTTCAACCCATGCAGAAGAGGCTGGACATCTTCCTGAGCAGCGCCATGGAGCCTTATCCCGAGCTGTGGGCCTTCTGCAAGAAGCTGCTCATCCTCTCCCACGGTCAAGCTACAGTTGAGCGTGGATTCTCAATCAATAAAGAGGTGGAGTCTGATAACTTGGCGGAGGATACTGTGGTCACACGGAGACTGGTGTGTGACTACATCATACAACATGGAGGTGTTACCAAG GTTCCACTCAGTAAACCGCTACTGGAAAGTGTAGCAAGGGCAAGGACAAGGTATCGTACCCATCTGGAGACCAAAAGAAGGAACAGGGAGGCAAAAGACCAGGCTCTCAAGAGGAGGGAAGCAGAGGACTGTCTTGAGGAGCTGAAGGTTAAGAGGAGACGTGTACAGGAGGTATCTGAGGGTCTGGCTAGGGATGCGGACAAGATGGCTGAGGAGGCTGAAGCGAAGGCAGGGAGCAAGATGGCTTGCCTGATCACCAGGTCAAACATCCTGCGGAGAGGCCATAAGGAGAAGTTGGCAGAACTGGCTCTCCTTGATAAAGAGATCGCTGCTAAGAGTGCAGAACTTAGGAGTTGA